GGTCATCATCAATCCGCGATCAGGTAATTGCAAATTCATTCTCTCTGTTAGATTTAGAACCTCGGTTGCCTCTTTAGCTTCAGCTTGTCGTAATTCTACATTTCCATTTGATGATAGCTCAGCTAATGTCAAATCACATATTCCTGTTTTCAATCCTTTGTCGGCTTGTTGGATAAGTGTCCCTGCCATTCCAATCTCTACGTCATCTGGGTGAGCACCAAAGGCGAGAATATCTAATCGTTGTGTCATACTTCATGTTCACCCCTGTTTCGAATAACCTTTCTCCAATCAAAGTCTCCTCGCTCTAAAGCATGGATAAATATTTCTGCACCTGCTATGTTTGAAGCAAGTGGAATCTGATATACATCACATAAACGAATGAGCGCTGCAATATCTGGTTCATGAGGCTGTGCTGTTAACGGATCCTTGAAGAATATGACGAGGTCCATCTTATTTTCAGCGATCATCGAGCCAATTTGCTGGTCACCACCGAGAGGACCAGATTTAAATCTATATACATCCAAACCGGTCGCTTCAGCAATTTTAAGCCCTGTCGTACCAGTGGCATATAATCTATGTTTCTTTAACACAGGGGTATAGGCTACAGCAAAATTAATAATATCTTGTTTCTTTTCATCATGTGCAATTAAAGCGATGTTCATAGTGCGCACCTACTCCATTAAGTTTTCAAGTCCATAAACAAGTGTATCCAACTTCATAACCGTTTCAACGGCCATTTTCACGCCAGGCATGAACGCACTACGGTCGATTGTATCGTGTTTGATTGACAACGTCTGTCCAGTTGTCCCCAATAGCACTTCCTGATGTGCAACCCGACCTGGTAATCTGACACTGTGTATACGAATTCCGTCATACTCACCGCCACGTGCTCCTTGGAGATCCTCTGTCTCATCAGGGTGACCTTGGCGTTTGTTGGAGCGTACTTCTTTAATCATGTGTGCGGTTTTCATTGCTGTTCCAGATGGAGCATCCAATTTTTGATCATGGTGTTGTTCAATAATTTCAATATCTGGCATATATTTAGCCGCCATTTGTGAGAATTTCATCATTAAAATTGCACCAATCGCGAAGTTCGGAGCGATAACAGCACCGATTTCTTTTTCTTCTGCTGTACGACTATAGTCTGCAATTTCTTGATCAGTAAACCCTGTCGTTCCAATTACAGGTCTAAGCCCATATTCTAGAGCAATTTGAAGGTGTTTCTTGCCTGAATCTGGTTTCGTTAAGTCGATTAGAACATCTGCCTCAACCTCAGATACACATGCGACCATATCATCATAAACCGGTATATCTAAGTTGGGTTGGTCCTCAAGATCACTTAATTTCTTGCCAGCGTTCTTTGTATCTACTACAGCCTGTAATGAAAAGTGTTCTGTGCTTGTCACCATCTTTATGGCTTCTTTCCCCATCTTGCCACGTGGTCCTGCGATAATAATTCGGATCGTTTGTTCACTCATCCTCATTCGCCTCCTCTTTTCTTGTCCATCTGTCTTTATCTCTCGTGTTGAACTTCTTCATGACGATCTTTAAAGCCTCGTCCAAATCTATATGTAAGGAGTTTGCAAAACAAATGATGACGAACAAAAGATCACCTAACTCTTCTTCCATTGCTCGTTCATCTTCATTTGATTTCTTCGGTTTCTCCCCGTAATGATGGTTCACTTCTCTAGATAATTCGCCTAGCTCTTCGGTCATTCTTGCGAGCATAGCAAGTGGACTGAAATATCCTTCTTTAAATTGTCCAATATAACGGTCTACCGCTTTTTGCATCTCTTTCATCGTACGTTCTTCCATAAAGACCACCTCATTTTATACTACTCTTTATGTTAGCTAAATCGAAACCGTTTGACAAATGATTGAGACATGGATAGATTGATTAGGTAGTCTTGATTTGTACGATTCATATAATTCCCTTCAACATGTAGTATGACCTATCATCGTTCAATCAACAGTATTTAGAATAACCAAATATATTATGAAACAAAGGGGGCTAACCTGATGCTTAAGATTAAACTGAAAAACATATTTTTCATCCTTCTTGGCTCAGCAATTTTTAGTTTCGGCATTATCCATTTCAATATCGAAAACAACCTAGCAGAAGGTGGTTTCACGGGTATTACGTTAATTCTTTACAACCTCTTTAAAATCGATCCTGCTATTTCAAACCTAGTATTAAACATTCCTTTGTTCTTAATTGGATGGAAACTACTAGGAAGAAATTCTTTTATTTATACGATTATAGGGACCG
This Pseudalkalibacillus berkeleyi DNA region includes the following protein-coding sequences:
- the mgsA gene encoding methylglyoxal synthase; this encodes MNIALIAHDEKKQDIINFAVAYTPVLKKHRLYATGTTGLKIAEATGLDVYRFKSGPLGGDQQIGSMIAENKMDLVIFFKDPLTAQPHEPDIAALIRLCDVYQIPLASNIAGAEIFIHALERGDFDWRKVIRNRGEHEV
- the dapB gene encoding 4-hydroxy-tetrahydrodipicolinate reductase — its product is MSEQTIRIIIAGPRGKMGKEAIKMVTSTEHFSLQAVVDTKNAGKKLSDLEDQPNLDIPVYDDMVACVSEVEADVLIDLTKPDSGKKHLQIALEYGLRPVIGTTGFTDQEIADYSRTAEEKEIGAVIAPNFAIGAILMMKFSQMAAKYMPDIEIIEQHHDQKLDAPSGTAMKTAHMIKEVRSNKRQGHPDETEDLQGARGGEYDGIRIHSVRLPGRVAHQEVLLGTTGQTLSIKHDTIDRSAFMPGVKMAVETVMKLDTLVYGLENLME
- a CDS encoding nucleotide pyrophosphohydrolase: MEERTMKEMQKAVDRYIGQFKEGYFSPLAMLARMTEELGELSREVNHHYGEKPKKSNEDERAMEEELGDLLFVIICFANSLHIDLDEALKIVMKKFNTRDKDRWTRKEEANEDE